One genomic window of Eggerthella timonensis includes the following:
- a CDS encoding DUF2130 domain-containing protein, translating to MNEIKCPHCGGMFTIDEAGFAAILKQVRDAEFDKEVRRHADLLETEKRQAVELAVAQALGDAQGAAAQKEARIAELEARLEAAARERENEARLAQAERERALADAAAAKDARIAELEQRLSAQQRANEAEKQLAVEQARSALERERDALAAQVALKDAERCQATSALKEQLAIELKAKDDIIAYKESEIERYKDMKARLSTKMVGESLEQHCETEFNKIRATAFPRAYFEKDNDQSGGSKGDFIFRECDEEGNEIVSIMFEMKNESDESAYRHKNEEFFKKLDADRAKKECEYAVLVTLLEPESELYNQGIVDVSYRFEKMYVIRPQFFIPMISILRNAALNSMAYKAELAVVRNQNIDITNFEESMEAFKTGFARNYDLASRKFQTAIDEIDKTILHLQKTKDALVSSENNLRLANNKAQDLTIKRLTRKNPTMKAAFEALKTEQDE from the coding sequence ATGAACGAGATCAAGTGCCCCCATTGCGGCGGGATGTTCACCATCGACGAGGCCGGCTTCGCGGCCATCCTCAAGCAGGTGCGCGACGCCGAGTTCGACAAGGAGGTGCGCCGCCACGCCGACTTGCTGGAAACCGAGAAGCGCCAGGCGGTGGAGCTCGCCGTGGCCCAAGCGCTCGGCGATGCGCAGGGAGCGGCGGCGCAGAAGGAGGCGCGCATCGCCGAGCTGGAGGCCCGCCTTGAGGCGGCGGCGCGCGAGCGCGAGAACGAGGCGCGCCTGGCCCAGGCCGAGCGCGAGCGGGCGCTGGCCGACGCGGCGGCGGCGAAGGACGCCCGCATCGCCGAGCTCGAGCAGCGCCTGTCCGCGCAGCAGCGCGCCAACGAGGCCGAGAAGCAGCTGGCGGTGGAGCAGGCGCGCTCGGCCCTCGAGCGCGAGCGCGACGCGCTGGCCGCGCAGGTGGCGCTCAAAGACGCCGAAAGGTGCCAGGCGACGAGCGCCCTCAAGGAGCAGCTGGCCATCGAGCTCAAGGCGAAGGACGACATCATCGCCTACAAGGAGAGCGAGATCGAGCGCTACAAGGACATGAAGGCGCGCCTGTCCACCAAGATGGTGGGCGAGTCGCTCGAGCAGCACTGCGAGACCGAGTTCAACAAGATCCGCGCCACGGCGTTCCCGCGCGCGTACTTCGAGAAGGACAACGATCAGTCCGGCGGCAGCAAGGGCGATTTCATCTTCCGCGAGTGCGACGAGGAGGGCAACGAGATCGTCTCCATCATGTTCGAGATGAAGAACGAGTCCGACGAGTCGGCCTACCGCCACAAGAACGAGGAGTTCTTCAAGAAGCTCGACGCCGACCGCGCGAAGAAAGAATGCGAGTACGCGGTGCTGGTCACCTTGCTCGAACCGGAGAGCGAGTTGTACAACCAGGGCATCGTGGACGTGTCGTACCGGTTCGAGAAGATGTACGTCATCCGGCCGCAGTTCTTCATCCCGATGATCTCCATCCTGCGCAACGCGGCGCTGAACTCGATGGCGTACAAGGCGGAGCTGGCCGTCGTGCGCAACCAGAACATCGACATCACGAACTTCGAGGAGTCGATGGAGGCGTTCAAGACGGGTTTCGCGCGCAACTACGACCTGGCCAGCCGCAAGTTCCAGACGGCCATCGACGAAATCGACAAGACCATCCTGCACCTGCAGAAGACCAAGGACGCGCTCGTGTCGTCCGAGAACAACCTGCGCCTGGCGAACAACAAGGCCCAGGACCTCACCATCAAGCGCCTCACGAGGAAGAACCCCACCATGAAAGCCGCCTTCGAAGCGTTGAAGACCGAGCAAGATGAATAG
- a CDS encoding LysR family transcriptional regulator: MKLSYLKEFVVLAGYSKLTSAARMLHMSPSTLSQHVAALEKEIGCELFSRDGGFALTRAGEATLDHAQKILFEYSMLLRDCSGDDEGGR; the protein is encoded by the coding sequence ATGAAGCTGTCGTATCTGAAGGAGTTCGTGGTCCTGGCGGGCTATTCGAAGCTTACGAGCGCCGCCCGGATGCTGCACATGTCGCCATCGACGCTGAGCCAGCATGTGGCCGCTCTGGAAAAGGAGATCGGCTGCGAGCTGTTCTCCCGCGATGGCGGGTTCGCCCTCACCCGAGCAGGCGAGGCGACCCTCGATCACGCCCAGAAGATTCTCTTCGAGTACAGCATGCTGTTGCGCGACTGCTCCGGCGATGACGAGGGTGGTCGTTGA
- a CDS encoding ATP-binding protein produces MKEMSRRNFLGAIGAMGAMGAVAAVSGCAPKATGEEKASGPERKPAAAAPAEPVAGKGEEIIMSDGTIWRGTPEHIAALGGSTMPLEELNRRRKAYVDAQTEWVNEDGSVVPACYVKMRALIHTHGFGAGEGLNDAMFKRMQDLFTEEQVEAYLEMPWGETFTVNEYYHKCQKEGIDRTFDECKELCELFSEHVFLPFRTTNEGLAYNIPAYGEGVATYSYCDEYYDDPASFAFPIAGDGMQVDQLRCGTPVFYSVPLNREVVAEDSELLAYDDVEAVIKSHEFIAVQPCSCRYEAHTMQCHEDGKEYPKFGDFGTGEYGEYRDEIGERIETCLALGDDAEFIVSRGLGRRVDQDYALKLIADAREEGYIFHCLYGKEHAWLCMCSPSKCWIMKGWQSLVEALGPEEVESQPTFIGKSHYTLEVDFTKCIACGTCMGRCPGAAITMDGKGGTPQVTNHKCYRCGQCAYVCPQGARILVKRPDDEILELPHLLTDDYNQKAAYRFEHDMIGRGLEEAFKPTEVTQHP; encoded by the coding sequence ATGAAAGAGATGAGTCGAAGGAACTTCCTAGGTGCCATCGGAGCGATGGGGGCCATGGGCGCGGTTGCGGCTGTGAGCGGGTGCGCTCCGAAAGCGACGGGGGAGGAGAAGGCTTCCGGGCCCGAGCGCAAGCCGGCCGCGGCAGCTCCTGCGGAGCCCGTTGCCGGCAAGGGCGAAGAGATCATCATGAGCGACGGAACCATCTGGCGCGGCACCCCCGAGCACATCGCCGCGCTCGGCGGCTCCACGATGCCGCTCGAGGAGCTCAACCGCCGCCGCAAAGCCTACGTCGACGCCCAGACCGAGTGGGTCAACGAGGACGGCTCGGTGGTGCCCGCGTGCTACGTGAAGATGCGCGCCCTCATCCACACCCACGGCTTCGGCGCGGGCGAGGGTTTGAACGACGCCATGTTCAAGCGCATGCAGGACCTGTTCACCGAGGAGCAGGTGGAAGCCTACCTCGAAATGCCCTGGGGCGAGACCTTCACCGTGAACGAGTACTACCACAAGTGCCAGAAGGAGGGCATCGACCGCACGTTCGACGAATGCAAGGAGCTGTGCGAGCTGTTCAGCGAGCACGTTTTCCTGCCCTTCCGCACCACCAACGAGGGCCTCGCCTACAACATCCCCGCCTATGGCGAGGGCGTGGCCACCTATTCCTACTGCGACGAGTATTACGACGACCCTGCTTCGTTTGCCTTTCCGATCGCCGGCGACGGCATGCAGGTGGACCAGCTTCGTTGCGGCACGCCGGTGTTCTACTCGGTTCCGCTGAACCGAGAGGTGGTGGCCGAAGACAGCGAGCTCCTGGCTTACGACGATGTGGAGGCCGTCATCAAAAGCCATGAGTTCATCGCCGTTCAGCCGTGCTCCTGCCGCTACGAGGCTCACACGATGCAGTGTCACGAAGACGGCAAGGAGTACCCCAAGTTCGGCGATTTCGGCACGGGGGAGTACGGCGAGTACCGCGACGAGATCGGCGAGCGCATCGAGACCTGCCTTGCCCTGGGAGACGATGCCGAGTTCATCGTCTCGCGAGGCCTCGGGCGCCGCGTCGATCAGGACTACGCTCTCAAGCTCATCGCCGACGCGCGAGAGGAGGGGTATATCTTCCATTGCCTGTATGGCAAGGAACATGCCTGGCTGTGCATGTGCAGCCCCTCGAAATGCTGGATCATGAAGGGCTGGCAATCCCTGGTGGAGGCGCTCGGCCCGGAAGAAGTCGAGTCGCAGCCGACCTTCATCGGCAAGTCCCATTACACCCTCGAAGTCGATTTTACCAAGTGCATCGCCTGCGGCACGTGCATGGGCCGTTGCCCCGGTGCGGCCATCACCATGGACGGCAAGGGCGGCACGCCCCAGGTCACCAACCATAAGTGCTACCGTTGCGGCCAGTGCGCCTATGTGTGCCCGCAAGGCGCCCGCATCCTCGTGAAGCGGCCCGACGACGAGATTCTGGAGCTGCCGCATTTGCTGACCGACGACTACAACCAAAAGGCAGCCTATCGTTTCGAGCACGATATGATCGGACGAGGGCTGGAAGAAGCCTTCAAGCCGACCGAGGTGACCCAGCATCCCTAG
- a CDS encoding LysR family transcriptional regulator, with amino-acid sequence MRLSYLREFVALTDYAKLTAAARALHVSPSTLSQHVAALEREIGCELFSRDGGFTLTEDGFRALGHARSILCEYDELLRDCAESEEDVVYLSFPIWDMCQPPLARAKDAFRELHPNVKVVLSSNEHDLEDPVEMLVNGSSDVSLLYLIRKSGQRIADMVPSDISSVSIGAYRVVFACAPQHPNAGKGVLTAGDLDQATVITGLHPLASIFAEGIVAVLGGHGVTVRVVFKRLLREYEALHDDLGDEYVVWFEPLGDSPGYFDLPGSAILRFEHDVTAEAYLLYRPASLGPLQREYLNIVRSLYLKD; translated from the coding sequence ATGAGACTGTCCTACCTGAGGGAATTCGTCGCCCTGACGGATTACGCCAAACTCACCGCCGCAGCGAGGGCTCTGCATGTATCCCCTTCGACTCTGAGCCAGCACGTGGCCGCCCTGGAGAGGGAGATCGGATGCGAGCTGTTCTCTCGTGATGGCGGTTTCACCCTCACCGAGGACGGCTTCAGGGCCCTTGGTCATGCTCGGAGCATTCTCTGCGAGTACGACGAGCTTTTGCGCGACTGCGCCGAGAGCGAGGAAGACGTCGTTTACCTGAGCTTTCCCATCTGGGATATGTGCCAGCCGCCTCTTGCCCGCGCCAAGGATGCCTTCCGAGAGCTCCATCCAAACGTCAAGGTCGTCCTCAGCTCCAACGAGCACGACTTGGAAGATCCCGTCGAGATGCTCGTCAACGGGTCGAGCGATGTTTCGCTGCTTTACCTCATCCGGAAAAGCGGCCAGCGTATCGCGGACATGGTTCCGTCGGACATTTCATCGGTGTCCATCGGCGCCTATCGCGTTGTCTTCGCTTGCGCTCCCCAGCACCCGAATGCCGGCAAGGGCGTTCTGACGGCCGGCGATCTTGATCAGGCAACCGTTATCACGGGGCTTCATCCGCTCGCCTCGATATTCGCCGAGGGCATCGTGGCGGTGCTCGGAGGCCATGGGGTCACGGTTCGCGTGGTGTTCAAGCGGTTGCTTCGAGAATACGAAGCCCTTCACGACGACCTGGGCGATGAGTACGTTGTGTGGTTCGAGCCCCTTGGCGACTCGCCGGGCTACTTCGATTTGCCGGGAAGCGCGATCCTCAGATTCGAGCACGATGTCACGGCCGAGGCCTATTTGCTCTATCGCCCGGCATCGCTCGGCCCCCTTCAGCGCGAGTACCTGAACATCGTAAGGAGCCTGTATCTCAAAGATTAA
- a CDS encoding dynein gamma chain protein has product MCSTGINTEQLDMMIDMADDYVAVGYRWTHKMAHMASGGGFASASEKLHAAQRLLADARALLDEAKFCIEEGVTVSNGVTIKRM; this is encoded by the coding sequence ATGTGCTCGACCGGCATCAACACCGAACAGCTTGACATGATGATCGACATGGCCGACGATTACGTGGCCGTCGGCTACCGTTGGACCCACAAGATGGCTCACATGGCCTCGGGCGGGGGTTTCGCGAGCGCTTCGGAGAAGCTCCATGCCGCGCAGCGCTTGCTGGCCGATGCCCGCGCCCTGCTCGACGAGGCCAAGTTCTGCATCGAGGAGGGGGTAACCGTCAGCAACGGCGTCACTATCAAGCGCATGTGA
- the hypB gene encoding hydrogenase nickel incorporation protein HypB has translation MEETRIDPRRIVEVRESILAANDEAADAFRAARAEEGTVFVDVMASPGAGKTTILLAIIEELRRRGVRDLGVIEADLESDVDALKIKEAGVPSVELNTRGICHVEMGMVGMAFEAFGEERFDYLFLENIGNLVCPADFDTGAHARVMLLSVPEGWDKVMKYPPMFAVVDALVVTKCDYLPLNEDFDMIRLEERARLLNPHLDIFVTSARTGEGVPELADWLQAQRASKVRA, from the coding sequence GTGGAGGAAACCCGTATCGACCCGCGTCGCATCGTCGAAGTGAGGGAAAGCATCCTCGCGGCAAACGACGAAGCGGCTGACGCCTTCCGGGCGGCACGAGCCGAGGAGGGCACGGTTTTCGTGGACGTCATGGCCAGCCCGGGCGCTGGCAAGACCACCATCCTGCTTGCGATCATCGAGGAGCTGCGTCGGCGCGGGGTGCGCGACCTGGGCGTCATCGAGGCGGACTTGGAGTCCGACGTGGACGCTCTCAAGATCAAGGAGGCGGGCGTGCCGTCGGTGGAGCTCAACACCCGCGGGATCTGCCACGTGGAAATGGGCATGGTGGGCATGGCGTTCGAGGCGTTCGGAGAGGAACGGTTCGACTACCTGTTCCTCGAGAACATCGGCAACCTCGTGTGCCCGGCCGACTTTGACACGGGGGCTCATGCGCGCGTCATGCTGCTGTCGGTTCCCGAAGGTTGGGACAAAGTCATGAAGTACCCGCCTATGTTCGCCGTCGTGGACGCGCTCGTCGTCACCAAGTGCGACTACCTGCCCCTCAACGAGGACTTCGACATGATCCGTTTGGAGGAGCGGGCGCGCCTGCTGAACCCGCACTTGGATATCTTCGTTACCTCCGCCCGAACCGGCGAAGGCGTGCCGGAGCTTGCCGACTGGCTCCAGGCCCAGCGCGCGAGCAAGGTGAGAGCGTAG
- a CDS encoding hydrogenase maturation nickel metallochaperone HypA, whose translation MHEMALVHQVVEIVLDYAERINAREVTDVRLTVGAGRDVIEDYMEGLFSFVARNTVAEHAKLVIKRTPYAVRCNQCGKVFTLDVGDRSTWTCPRCRAEKDYKLFSGMEFTVDQIGVIRDSGQSRAV comes from the coding sequence ATGCACGAGATGGCCCTGGTGCATCAGGTTGTCGAGATAGTGCTCGACTATGCGGAAAGGATCAACGCTCGCGAGGTCACGGACGTGCGCTTGACTGTCGGGGCGGGACGCGACGTGATCGAGGACTATATGGAAGGCCTGTTTTCCTTCGTGGCGCGCAACACCGTAGCCGAGCATGCGAAGCTCGTTATCAAGCGGACTCCCTACGCGGTGCGCTGCAACCAATGCGGCAAGGTGTTCACGCTCGACGTGGGCGATCGCTCTACCTGGACATGCCCTCGATGTCGCGCCGAGAAAGACTACAAGCTGTTCTCGGGCATGGAGTTTACGGTCGACCAGATTGGCGTTATCCGCGATAGCGGACAAAGCAGAGCCGTATAG
- the gdhA gene encoding NADP-specific glutamate dehydrogenase, with the protein MGYVDNVIEQVKEKNPNEPEFIQAVTEVLSSLKPVIESDPAYEKAGLLERLVEPERVIMFRVPWVDDAGNVHVNRGYRVQFNSCIGPYKGGLRLHPSVNLGIIKFLGFEQIFKNSLTTLPMGGGKGGCDFDPKGKSDMEVMRFCQSFMTELYRHIGADTDVPAGDIGTGAREVGFMFGQYKRIKNVWEGVLTGKGLSYGGSLARTQATGYGLVYFVQEYLNCHDDSFEGKTVAVSGSGNVAIYATEKAQQLGAKVVTLSDSTGWIHDPAGIDLDLVKQIKEVERARISEYAARREGVEYHEGRGVWSVPVDIALPCATQNELLIDDAKQLVANGVKIVAEGANMPTTMDATDYLMENGVVFCPGKAANAGGVATSGLEMSQNSERLSWTFEEVDGKLQEIMKNIYHAADDAAKEYGHEGNYVMGANIAGFKKLADAMMAQGIV; encoded by the coding sequence ATGGGTTACGTCGATAATGTCATCGAGCAGGTCAAGGAAAAGAATCCGAACGAGCCTGAGTTCATCCAGGCCGTCACGGAGGTGCTCTCGTCCCTCAAGCCGGTCATCGAATCCGACCCCGCCTACGAGAAGGCCGGTCTGCTCGAGCGCCTCGTGGAGCCGGAGCGCGTCATCATGTTCCGCGTCCCCTGGGTCGACGACGCCGGCAACGTGCACGTCAACCGCGGCTACCGCGTGCAGTTCAACAGCTGCATCGGGCCCTACAAGGGCGGCCTGCGCCTGCACCCGTCGGTGAACCTCGGCATCATCAAGTTCCTCGGCTTCGAGCAGATCTTCAAGAACAGCCTGACCACCCTGCCCATGGGCGGCGGCAAGGGCGGCTGCGACTTCGACCCCAAGGGCAAGTCCGACATGGAGGTCATGCGCTTCTGCCAGAGCTTCATGACCGAGCTGTACCGCCACATCGGCGCCGACACCGACGTGCCCGCCGGCGACATCGGCACGGGCGCCCGCGAGGTGGGCTTCATGTTCGGCCAGTACAAGCGCATCAAGAACGTGTGGGAGGGCGTGCTCACGGGCAAGGGGCTGTCCTACGGCGGATCGCTGGCGCGCACGCAGGCCACCGGCTACGGCCTCGTCTACTTCGTGCAGGAATACCTGAACTGCCACGACGACTCCTTCGAGGGCAAGACGGTGGCCGTGTCCGGCTCGGGCAACGTGGCCATCTACGCCACCGAGAAGGCGCAGCAGCTCGGCGCGAAGGTGGTCACCCTCTCCGACTCCACCGGCTGGATCCACGACCCGGCGGGCATCGACCTCGACCTCGTGAAGCAGATCAAGGAAGTGGAGCGCGCCCGCATCTCCGAGTACGCCGCGCGCCGCGAGGGCGTCGAGTACCACGAGGGCCGCGGCGTGTGGAGCGTGCCCGTGGACATCGCGCTGCCCTGCGCCACGCAGAACGAGCTCTTGATCGACGACGCCAAGCAGCTCGTGGCCAACGGCGTGAAGATCGTCGCCGAGGGCGCGAACATGCCCACGACGATGGACGCCACCGACTACCTCATGGAGAACGGCGTGGTGTTCTGCCCGGGCAAGGCGGCGAACGCCGGCGGCGTGGCCACCTCCGGCCTCGAGATGTCGCAGAACTCCGAGCGCCTGTCCTGGACGTTCGAGGAAGTGGACGGCAAGCTGCAGGAGATCATGAAGAACATCTACCATGCGGCCGACGACGCCGCCAAGGAGTACGGCCACGAGGGCAACTACGTCATGGGCGCCAACATCGCGGGCTTCAAGAAGCTCGCCGACGCCATGATGGCCCAGGGCATCGTGTAG
- a CDS encoding GGDEF domain-containing protein, with protein MRRRDALAALGFAAYVLIVCTLTGLLGVFVHTEAGAIRQRDAEHVLTYFQQTMQLKLHNEASPVSRLSSALEVDPDDESWLPRVANDLLEREEIAYVAYVRDETMAYAYPEDAFGDSVGADLATFSYVYTLAKVTDGFVVEGPVELSNGASVFLFIEPVDVDGAYCGEMVVGMRASYVVEQLNLASLEEAGYRYELWAVSPQDGSKDVIAASEGGHDFSHAVKASFNMPTQWTLSIMPEQGWVPQGWLWFIAAGVIATQALAVGLGGTVVAARRSRRLHAEAVRSDDETGLLTYRAFIDVLDQAARCSDGCAPFTIVCLTVDGFEHTALSLGWDARRAYLGSVKGEIDAVVHGDYEAVRVSAGCFAIAIREYVDRRALGDLMRALELALLWKVRIDGKKAFCMARSAAVRFPEDGDDPAALVERTVSLLERDRPGR; from the coding sequence ATGAGGCGGCGCGATGCGCTGGCCGCGCTCGGCTTCGCAGCGTACGTCCTGATCGTGTGTACGCTCACGGGCCTGCTCGGCGTGTTCGTCCACACCGAGGCGGGCGCCATCCGTCAGCGCGACGCCGAGCACGTGCTGACCTACTTCCAGCAGACCATGCAGCTGAAGCTGCACAACGAGGCGAGCCCGGTAAGCCGGCTCTCGTCGGCGCTCGAGGTCGACCCGGACGACGAGTCCTGGCTTCCCCGTGTCGCGAACGACCTGCTCGAACGCGAGGAGATCGCCTACGTGGCGTACGTCCGCGACGAGACGATGGCCTACGCCTACCCCGAGGACGCGTTCGGCGACTCCGTGGGCGCCGACCTGGCCACGTTCTCCTACGTCTACACCCTGGCGAAGGTGACCGACGGCTTCGTGGTGGAGGGGCCGGTGGAGCTCTCGAACGGCGCGTCGGTGTTCCTGTTCATCGAGCCGGTCGACGTCGATGGCGCCTACTGCGGCGAGATGGTGGTGGGGATGCGGGCCTCGTACGTCGTCGAGCAGCTGAACCTCGCGTCGCTCGAGGAGGCGGGGTACCGCTACGAGCTGTGGGCGGTCAGCCCGCAGGACGGCAGCAAGGACGTGATCGCGGCGTCCGAGGGAGGCCATGACTTCTCGCATGCGGTGAAAGCGTCCTTCAACATGCCGACGCAGTGGACCCTGTCCATCATGCCCGAGCAGGGCTGGGTGCCGCAGGGCTGGCTGTGGTTCATCGCCGCGGGCGTGATCGCGACGCAGGCGCTGGCCGTCGGGCTCGGCGGCACCGTGGTGGCCGCCCGGCGCTCCCGCCGGCTGCACGCCGAGGCCGTGCGCAGCGACGACGAGACGGGGCTGCTCACCTACCGCGCCTTCATCGACGTGCTCGATCAGGCGGCCCGCTGCAGCGACGGCTGCGCGCCGTTCACCATCGTCTGCCTGACGGTGGACGGCTTCGAGCATACGGCGCTTTCGCTGGGCTGGGACGCGCGCCGCGCCTACCTGGGAAGCGTGAAGGGGGAGATCGACGCGGTGGTGCACGGCGACTACGAGGCCGTGCGCGTGAGCGCCGGCTGCTTCGCCATCGCCATCCGCGAGTACGTGGACCGCCGCGCGCTCGGCGACCTCATGCGCGCGCTCGAGCTGGCGCTGCTGTGGAAGGTGCGCATCGACGGCAAGAAGGCGTTCTGCATGGCGCGCTCGGCCGCCGTGCGCTTCCCCGAGGACGGCGACGACCCCGCGGCGCTCGTGGAGCGCACGGTGTCGCTGCTGGAGCGCGACCGCCCCGGCCGGTAG
- a CDS encoding GGDEF domain-containing protein, which yields MARKTDIARGASRFSFRRMAIYGVALAAAFLASVCTVGAVFAVQSMRHEADVSLAGAKPRIEASVEESFKLLGSLADQPTLYDASVPVMDKVAMLDQVNEHFGYFLLCYVDDEMNVWDATGPASLASRDFMQKCYSTGQSLVTDSFAAGADGVTLNYVVLVPLFDGGEMTGSLFVSLYFDDMVKVLDESATSGTVVSVLVGSRGQVMSATSGFVYDDLFLDPLRDSIAFGMTADEIEAELLDLNPVTFWAVDGLDVRYYAATPIANTSWDAVCVTSFWSAYAGVMGSLLPLVVIVLALIAGTFALLRANFARQTENARMLEKSVEELQRKVYSEERPADADIADILELTSSGLSDGLTGVVTRSVFASKLAGALENAEDDGSLYALCFVDLDDFKTVNDTFGHATGDVALKTIGYALRGYERRYDGLVGRYGGDEFVLLMTDIDDEAELRDVLDEMVGELHVDIQSGDAVFSVHCSVGVAVWDRSIDADALMEQADQALYRVKQHGKEGYVVFGDEGER from the coding sequence ATGGCACGCAAGACGGACATAGCCCGCGGGGCTTCGCGGTTCTCGTTTCGGCGCATGGCCATCTACGGCGTCGCGCTCGCGGCGGCGTTCCTGGCGTCGGTGTGCACGGTGGGCGCGGTGTTCGCGGTGCAGAGCATGCGTCACGAGGCCGACGTGTCCCTCGCCGGCGCCAAGCCGCGCATCGAGGCGAGCGTCGAGGAGTCGTTCAAGCTGCTCGGGTCGCTAGCCGACCAGCCCACGCTGTACGACGCTTCGGTCCCCGTCATGGACAAGGTGGCCATGCTCGATCAGGTGAACGAGCATTTCGGCTACTTCCTGCTGTGCTACGTCGACGACGAGATGAACGTGTGGGACGCCACCGGCCCGGCTAGCCTCGCCAGCCGCGACTTCATGCAGAAGTGCTACTCCACCGGCCAGAGCCTCGTCACCGACAGCTTCGCGGCCGGCGCCGACGGCGTCACCCTCAACTACGTCGTGCTCGTGCCCCTCTTCGATGGCGGCGAGATGACGGGCTCGCTGTTCGTGTCGCTGTACTTCGACGACATGGTGAAGGTGCTCGACGAGAGCGCGACCAGCGGCACCGTCGTCTCGGTGCTCGTCGGCAGCCGCGGGCAGGTCATGTCGGCCACGTCCGGCTTCGTCTACGACGATCTGTTCCTCGACCCCCTGCGCGACTCGATCGCCTTCGGCATGACGGCCGACGAGATCGAGGCCGAGCTGCTCGACCTCAACCCGGTGACCTTCTGGGCCGTCGACGGCCTCGACGTGCGCTACTACGCGGCCACGCCCATCGCGAACACCAGCTGGGACGCCGTGTGCGTCACGAGCTTCTGGAGCGCCTACGCGGGGGTCATGGGCTCGCTGCTGCCGCTCGTCGTCATAGTGCTCGCCCTCATCGCGGGCACGTTCGCGCTGCTGCGCGCCAACTTCGCGCGCCAGACCGAGAACGCGCGCATGCTGGAGAAGTCCGTCGAGGAGCTGCAGCGGAAGGTGTACAGCGAGGAGCGCCCCGCCGACGCCGACATCGCCGACATCCTCGAGCTCACCTCGTCGGGCCTGTCCGACGGCCTGACCGGCGTCGTCACGCGCTCCGTGTTCGCGAGCAAGCTGGCGGGCGCGCTCGAGAACGCCGAGGACGACGGGTCGCTGTATGCGCTGTGCTTCGTGGACCTCGACGACTTCAAGACGGTCAACGACACGTTCGGCCACGCGACCGGCGACGTCGCGCTCAAGACCATCGGCTACGCGCTGCGCGGCTACGAGCGCCGCTACGACGGGCTCGTCGGGCGCTACGGCGGCGACGAGTTCGTGCTGCTCATGACCGACATCGACGACGAGGCCGAGCTGCGCGACGTGCTCGACGAGATGGTGGGCGAGCTGCACGTGGACATCCAGTCGGGCGACGCCGTGTTCTCGGTGCACTGCAGCGTCGGCGTGGCCGTGTGGGATCGCTCGATCGACGCCGACGCGCTCATGGAGCAGGCCGACCAGGCCCTCTACCGCGTCAAGCAGCACGGCAAGGAAGGATACGTCGTATTCGGCGACGAGGGGGAGCGATGA
- a CDS encoding GNAT family N-acetyltransferase — protein sequence MEIEVRRVRPEDYPATEHVMREAFWNHFVPGCDEHYLLHTMRTCSAFVPELDLAAACDGAVVGNVVCMRSTVEGDDGVAREVLTLGPIAVLPTYQNAGAGAALIERSKDVARSLGFGAVLLCGDPAYYGRRGFVPAEQLGIRTADDAYAAALQACELFEGALAGAAGRYVEDAVYEVDEDAAMLYDQAFPAKERISGTPSQQRFAYLVGQRRSAF from the coding sequence ATGGAAATCGAAGTGCGACGCGTTCGGCCGGAGGACTATCCCGCTACGGAGCACGTGATGCGCGAGGCGTTCTGGAACCATTTCGTGCCCGGTTGCGACGAGCATTACCTGCTGCATACCATGAGGACGTGCTCGGCCTTCGTCCCCGAGCTTGACTTGGCGGCGGCGTGCGATGGCGCGGTGGTAGGAAACGTCGTGTGCATGCGGTCGACTGTCGAGGGCGACGACGGGGTGGCGCGCGAGGTGCTGACCCTCGGTCCCATCGCGGTGCTGCCGACATATCAGAACGCGGGTGCGGGGGCGGCCCTCATCGAACGTTCGAAGGACGTTGCGCGCTCGCTGGGCTTCGGGGCGGTGCTGCTGTGCGGCGACCCTGCCTACTACGGGCGGCGCGGCTTCGTTCCCGCCGAGCAGCTCGGCATCCGCACGGCCGACGACGCGTACGCGGCGGCGCTGCAGGCGTGCGAGCTGTTCGAGGGCGCGCTTGCCGGTGCGGCGGGCCGCTACGTGGAAGATGCCGTGTACGAGGTGGACGAGGATGCTGCCATGCTGTACGACCAGGCGTTTCCGGCCAAGGAGCGTATCTCGGGCACGCCTTCGCAACAACGCTTCGCCTATCTGGTGGGTCAGCGGAGGAGTGCGTTCTGA